Proteins from one Shewanella pealeana ATCC 700345 genomic window:
- the fabR gene encoding HTH-type transcriptional repressor FabR — translation MGIRAQQKEKTRRALVDAAFSQLSAERSFSSLSLREVAREANIAPTSFYRHFKDMNELGLTMVDEGGLTLRQLMRKGRQRAEAGGSVIRISVDTFMEVLESNPNVFRILLHERSGTSAPFRGAVAREIEHFISELAHYTEATANRSPELAHAQAEALVTLVFNAGAAALDMKRVDRKVLADRLVIQLHMIAKGADALQNKKEQN, via the coding sequence ATGGGCATTAGAGCACAACAAAAAGAGAAGACTCGACGGGCACTCGTCGATGCGGCATTTAGCCAGTTAAGTGCTGAGCGTAGCTTTTCTAGCCTAAGTTTGCGTGAAGTTGCACGTGAAGCGAACATTGCTCCAACGTCATTCTATCGTCATTTTAAAGATATGAATGAGCTGGGTTTAACCATGGTGGATGAAGGCGGTTTGACGCTTAGACAGTTAATGCGTAAAGGGCGTCAACGTGCAGAAGCCGGTGGCAGCGTGATCCGCATTTCGGTTGACACTTTTATGGAAGTACTTGAATCAAATCCAAACGTATTCCGTATTCTACTGCATGAACGTTCAGGAACATCGGCCCCTTTTAGAGGTGCAGTTGCTCGTGAAATCGAGCATTTTATTTCAGAATTGGCGCATTACACCGAAGCGACAGCAAATCGCTCGCCAGAATTAGCCCATGCACAGGCTGAAGCCTTAGTAACTTTAGTCTTTAATGCCGGCGCTGCTGCATTAGATATGAAGCGAGTGGATCGAAAAGTATTGGCTGACCGCTTGGTGATTCAATTGCATATGATTGCTAAGGGTGCTGATGCACTACAAAACAAGAAAGAACAAAATTAA
- the selD gene encoding selenide, water dikinase SelD gives MSDSEIKLTEYSHGAGCGCKISPKVLGTILATQLPVFDDPNLLVGNQTRDDAAVYKLNETTGIISTTDFFMPIVDDPFTFGRIAATNAISDIYAMGGTPMMAIAILGWPVNKLPAEVAQQVVDGGRKACADAGIMLAGGHSIDSPEPIFGLAVTGQIPLDELKQNDTAKAGDKLYLTKPLGIGILTTAQKQKKLADADLNTAAEAMCQLNVLGPKIAKISQVNALTDVTGFGLAGHLLEMCHGADLSAKLDISLLPLLPNARHYLQLGCIPGGTHRNFDSYGEHLPELTEEQKAIICDPQTSGGLLIAVATDSEAALQTLLADNGIEPICIGQLVEKNAAMTVELI, from the coding sequence ATGTCAGATTCAGAAATCAAACTTACCGAGTACAGTCACGGCGCGGGTTGCGGCTGCAAAATTTCTCCAAAAGTTCTCGGCACTATACTTGCCACTCAGCTGCCTGTATTTGATGACCCTAATCTACTGGTAGGTAACCAGACTCGCGATGATGCAGCCGTCTATAAGCTTAACGAGACCACGGGCATTATCAGCACCACCGACTTCTTCATGCCGATTGTAGATGACCCATTTACCTTTGGACGTATTGCTGCAACTAACGCCATTAGTGATATCTATGCCATGGGTGGTACACCTATGATGGCCATTGCGATTCTAGGCTGGCCAGTGAATAAATTGCCTGCAGAAGTCGCTCAGCAAGTCGTTGACGGTGGCCGCAAAGCCTGTGCCGACGCAGGTATTATGCTCGCAGGTGGTCATAGCATTGACTCGCCAGAACCAATATTTGGTTTAGCCGTAACCGGCCAGATCCCATTAGATGAGTTAAAGCAAAACGATACCGCTAAAGCGGGCGATAAGCTTTATCTAACTAAGCCACTCGGTATTGGTATTTTGACTACGGCGCAAAAGCAGAAAAAGTTGGCTGATGCCGATCTTAACACTGCGGCCGAAGCCATGTGCCAGCTTAATGTATTAGGCCCTAAAATTGCCAAGATCTCTCAAGTTAATGCACTAACCGATGTAACAGGTTTCGGTTTAGCCGGACATCTACTTGAGATGTGCCACGGTGCAGACTTAAGTGCAAAACTAGATATTAGCTTACTGCCTTTGCTACCGAATGCCCGCCACTACTTGCAGTTGGGCTGTATTCCTGGTGGTACCCATAGAAACTTCGATAGCTACGGTGAACACCTACCTGAATTAACTGAAGAACAGAAGGCCATTATTTGCGACCCACAAACTAGTGGCGGATTATTGATAGCCGTTGCTACCGACAGTGAGGCCGCTCTACAAACGCTGCTTGCTGACAATGGCATCGAACCTATCTGTATCGGCCAGTTAGTTGAAAAAAATGCGGCAATGACCGTGGAGCTCATCTAA
- a CDS encoding GNAT family N-acetyltransferase: MNDPIELCLASKPELTAIDALEQQCFAGHCYPDFFFRQALDCWANSFWIAKNSQGIVIGYLLASTSAQADTCWILSVAVADTARGQGIGGKLISQLISALPPEVNYIHLTVAPDNPAKALYSRHGFTEYGFESDYFGESEPRVVMRYVKSAPS, encoded by the coding sequence ATGAATGATCCGATTGAGCTTTGCCTCGCGAGTAAACCTGAACTCACCGCGATTGATGCCCTCGAACAACAATGTTTTGCTGGGCATTGCTATCCCGACTTTTTCTTTAGACAAGCTCTAGATTGCTGGGCTAACAGTTTTTGGATTGCTAAAAATAGCCAAGGCATTGTTATTGGTTATCTGTTGGCATCGACTAGCGCTCAAGCCGATACTTGTTGGATTTTATCTGTTGCCGTGGCTGATACTGCTCGTGGCCAAGGAATTGGTGGCAAACTTATCTCGCAACTAATTTCGGCTTTGCCACCTGAAGTTAACTATATCCATTTAACGGTCGCGCCTGATAATCCCGCTAAAGCGCTGTACTCTCGACACGGGTTTACAGAATACGGCTTTGAGTCCGACTATTTTGGTGAGAGTGAACCAAGAGTTGTAATGCGTTATGTGAAATCGGCTCCTTCGTAA
- a CDS encoding fatty acid desaturase — protein sequence MKKPPIIWMNVALFSITFACAAIFVPWYGIAHGFDVIEWIAFVVLAFASGLSITGGYHRLWSHRTYKAHASVRFLYALGGALALQNSALHWSSDHRVHHKHVDNNDKDPYSAKMGFWYSHIGWMLREYQAQRYHDYKNVRDLQNDKIVMWQHKHYLPLLLIMNFGLPALLGWLNGDILGMLLLAGLLRLVVVHHCTFFINSLAHVWGSQPYTDKNTARDNGFIALLTYGEGYHNYHHIFENDYRNGIHWWQYDPTKWLINTLAWMGLANGRRVVPQEKIEHARLQMQLKRTQNKVAHLPNSEELIEKIQEEYETLKTHLAEYYAAKKALIEAKRKQLADKQLLSQVKELRIRFKQQQRSWHNLTASFS from the coding sequence ATGAAAAAACCTCCTATCATCTGGATGAATGTAGCCCTATTTAGTATCACGTTTGCCTGCGCCGCAATATTTGTACCTTGGTATGGGATTGCTCACGGGTTTGATGTCATCGAATGGATCGCCTTTGTCGTCCTAGCCTTTGCGAGTGGTTTATCTATTACCGGCGGCTACCATAGACTCTGGTCTCATCGCACCTATAAAGCCCACGCCTCTGTTCGATTTCTCTATGCCTTAGGCGGTGCATTAGCCTTGCAAAATAGTGCATTACATTGGTCTTCCGATCATCGAGTGCACCATAAGCATGTAGATAACAATGACAAAGACCCCTACTCAGCAAAGATGGGGTTTTGGTACAGCCATATTGGCTGGATGCTGCGTGAATATCAGGCGCAGCGTTACCATGACTACAAGAATGTTCGCGATCTTCAGAACGATAAAATCGTTATGTGGCAACACAAGCACTATCTGCCACTACTGCTTATCATGAACTTTGGTTTGCCAGCCCTACTAGGCTGGTTGAATGGCGACATCTTGGGCATGTTGTTATTAGCTGGATTACTGCGTCTTGTGGTAGTGCACCACTGTACTTTCTTTATCAACTCACTGGCACATGTCTGGGGCTCGCAGCCCTATACAGATAAAAACACAGCCCGAGATAATGGTTTCATCGCACTGTTAACCTATGGTGAGGGTTACCATAACTATCACCATATCTTTGAGAACGACTATCGTAACGGCATTCATTGGTGGCAGTACGACCCAACCAAGTGGCTCATCAATACTTTAGCCTGGATGGGGCTTGCCAATGGCCGCCGAGTTGTACCGCAGGAGAAAATCGAGCACGCTCGTTTACAAATGCAGTTAAAACGCACTCAGAATAAGGTCGCTCACCTGCCTAATAGCGAAGAACTCATTGAGAAAATACAAGAAGAGTACGAGACATTAAAAACACACTTAGCCGAATACTACGCTGCTAAAAAAGCCTTAATTGAGGCCAAACGTAAACAGCTTGCTGATAAACAGCTACTTAGCCAAGTTAAAGAGCTAAGAATTCGCTTTAAGCAGCAACAGAGAAGCTGGCACAATCTTACAGCAAGCTTTAGTTAG
- the mnmH gene encoding tRNA 2-selenouridine(34) synthase MnmH, with protein sequence MTLNKVPASEYRRILVNDHPIMDARAPVEFEKGAFPASVNHPLMEDEERKKVGTCYKEHGQETAIKLGHSLVQGEIKQQRVDAWLDFFTKNPDGYLYCFRGGLRSQLTQQWLKEAGLDIPFIEGGYKAMRQFLIETIDNAANVKPMLILSGITGSGKTDFLLQRKEAVDLEGIAHHRGSSFGRYHEGQPSQINFENALAVALLKHQDTDAKHLLLEDESFLIGRSALPQAFYSGMQTASVLVLEESMDARLTRLLNEYVHKMHSGYIQRLGEEAGFEAFAQYLAQSITGIKKRLGGKQHDELQAMITDALSIQTSQNDTRGHLGWIELLLVKYYDPMYQYQIDKKAERILFKGDHQAMHQWLDDH encoded by the coding sequence ATGACACTCAATAAAGTGCCCGCAAGCGAATATCGCCGAATACTCGTTAACGATCATCCCATAATGGATGCGCGCGCACCGGTAGAGTTTGAGAAAGGTGCCTTTCCTGCCAGCGTTAACCACCCCCTAATGGAGGATGAGGAGCGTAAAAAGGTGGGTACTTGCTATAAAGAACATGGCCAAGAGACCGCGATCAAGCTAGGCCATTCACTGGTTCAAGGTGAAATCAAGCAACAAAGAGTCGATGCTTGGCTAGATTTTTTCACTAAGAATCCAGATGGATATCTTTATTGTTTTCGTGGTGGCCTACGTTCACAACTGACCCAGCAATGGCTAAAAGAAGCAGGCCTAGATATCCCCTTTATTGAAGGCGGCTATAAGGCCATGCGCCAGTTTCTGATTGAAACCATAGATAATGCAGCCAATGTAAAGCCGATGCTTATCCTAAGCGGAATAACTGGCAGTGGTAAAACTGACTTCCTTTTGCAGCGTAAAGAAGCCGTTGATCTTGAAGGAATAGCGCACCACAGAGGTTCCAGCTTTGGTCGCTATCACGAAGGGCAACCGAGCCAAATCAACTTTGAAAATGCCCTCGCTGTTGCACTGTTAAAGCATCAAGACACTGATGCAAAGCACTTGCTACTCGAAGATGAAAGCTTCCTGATTGGTCGTTCTGCATTACCCCAGGCTTTCTATTCAGGCATGCAGACAGCCAGCGTATTGGTGTTAGAAGAGTCGATGGATGCAAGACTGACGCGCCTACTTAACGAATATGTGCACAAGATGCATAGTGGTTATATCCAAAGGCTAGGTGAAGAAGCAGGCTTCGAAGCTTTTGCCCAATACTTGGCCCAAAGCATCACAGGCATTAAAAAGCGCCTAGGTGGAAAACAACATGACGAGCTTCAGGCAATGATCACTGATGCCTTAAGTATTCAAACGAGTCAAAATGACACCCGTGGTCATTTAGGCTGGATAGAGCTGTTGCTGGTCAAGTATTACGACCCTATGTATCAATATCAAATCGATAAGAAAGCCGAACGTATTTTATTTAAAGGCGACCATCAAGCTATGCATCAGTGGCTAGATGACCATTAA
- a CDS encoding MFS transporter, producing MLFSRRFLPYFVTLCLGALNDNVFKNVLLLLVTYSQVELLPIDINLFVNLAAGLFILPFLLFSAHAGQVADSVDKALLIRILKLLELIIMSVAIFAIMSNSYLVMLLLLFLTGVQSAYFGPVKYSLLPRVLHESELVSGNAWVEMGTFLAILIGTISAGMIVASDMATYWAAATVFILALIGMAASWFIPSIPAHSDVKPRFSIISATMDNLNKARNNKAIWTAILAISWFWFVGATYLTQFPNFARITLNADPTVVSLLLLLFSVGIGAGSFFCERLSCRRVELGIMPLGLLLLACFGIDLYFAIPNKTTLVGLYQLDSFIAESGHYRLMFDLFMIGVGGGLFIVPLYTFIQVRAKEGECAQAIASNNILNALFMVSSAIFAMLALNVLQWPIELLFLVLAVVNILVLLYLFWRWPELLLSCESYFYRRVLHKTQVLDLESLHKSSKLLLVTEQASWRELMVIFGSFNHPILFANLNQQTWPNRFIGYALSRLSWYPHQQMEVDSVVCVNKASLGEFKARAEFADFTVVSVKFTAIEGRVLKLEITPLAAGNSELMGWA from the coding sequence ATGTTATTTAGCCGGCGTTTCTTACCCTATTTTGTGACTCTATGCCTTGGTGCACTGAACGACAATGTATTTAAAAATGTACTGCTGCTGTTAGTGACCTATTCACAGGTTGAGCTGCTACCGATCGATATTAACCTCTTTGTTAATCTGGCCGCAGGCCTATTTATTCTGCCTTTTTTGCTGTTTTCAGCTCACGCGGGGCAGGTGGCGGACAGTGTTGATAAAGCGCTGCTAATTCGAATACTTAAGCTACTCGAACTCATCATCATGTCGGTGGCCATTTTCGCAATTATGAGTAATAGCTATCTGGTTATGCTGCTATTACTGTTTCTTACTGGGGTGCAGTCCGCGTATTTTGGTCCGGTAAAATACTCACTATTACCAAGAGTGCTACACGAAAGCGAACTCGTCTCGGGTAATGCCTGGGTTGAGATGGGCACCTTCTTAGCCATTCTGATTGGAACAATTTCGGCAGGAATGATTGTTGCCAGTGACATGGCGACATACTGGGCTGCAGCCACGGTATTTATCCTAGCTTTAATTGGTATGGCTGCGAGTTGGTTTATCCCGAGTATTCCAGCCCACTCCGATGTTAAACCTCGATTTTCTATTATCTCTGCCACCATGGATAACCTTAACAAGGCGCGTAACAACAAGGCCATTTGGACTGCTATTTTAGCTATCAGTTGGTTTTGGTTTGTGGGGGCGACTTATCTTACTCAGTTCCCTAATTTTGCTCGAATAACCTTAAATGCCGACCCGACGGTGGTATCACTACTCCTATTGCTGTTTTCGGTGGGCATTGGTGCTGGTTCATTTTTTTGTGAGCGGCTTTCTTGTCGGCGGGTTGAGCTTGGGATTATGCCTTTAGGCTTGCTGTTACTCGCTTGCTTCGGAATCGATCTCTATTTTGCTATACCCAATAAAACGACATTAGTTGGGCTTTATCAATTAGATAGCTTTATTGCAGAGTCTGGGCATTATCGTCTGATGTTTGATCTGTTTATGATTGGCGTCGGAGGTGGCTTATTTATCGTGCCGCTTTATACCTTTATTCAGGTGCGAGCCAAAGAGGGCGAGTGCGCACAGGCGATTGCGAGTAACAATATCCTCAATGCATTATTTATGGTGAGTTCGGCTATATTTGCCATGCTGGCCTTGAATGTATTGCAGTGGCCGATAGAGTTGCTCTTTTTGGTCTTAGCTGTGGTAAATATCTTGGTGCTACTGTATTTATTTTGGCGCTGGCCAGAACTCTTACTCAGCTGCGAGAGTTACTTTTATCGCAGGGTTTTACATAAAACCCAAGTGCTAGATCTAGAGTCTTTGCATAAATCGTCTAAATTATTGCTGGTTACCGAGCAAGCATCTTGGCGAGAGTTAATGGTGATATTTGGCAGCTTTAACCATCCGATTTTGTTTGCAAACTTAAATCAGCAGACTTGGCCTAATCGCTTTATTGGGTACGCATTATCTCGATTGAGTTGGTATCCGCATCAACAAATGGAAGTCGATAGCGTTGTTTGCGTGAATAAGGCCTCACTTGGTGAGTTTAAAGCCCGCGCCGAATTTGCAGACTTCACTGTTGTGTCAGTTAAATTTACTGCTATTGAGGGAAGAGTACTGAAGTTAGAAATAACCCCATTAGCTGCCGGTAACAGCGAGCTAATGGGATGGGCTTAG